In Candidatus Lernaella stagnicola, the genomic window TCGCGCAGCCGGACCGGTCAGCGTGGACCGTCTTTCCGACAGCATCGAGGTATCGCGACTGGGCATCGGCGAAACGCGCTTTTTCCTGCGCGGCGTGCTGCGAAACGAAAGCGCGCAAACCACCGTCGTGACACTTGGCGCGGTGCCCAACGGCGATCCGGCGCAAGCGATCAATATCGGCACGATTACCCTCGCCCCCTATGAGAACCTGCGTTTGGAATCGGCGGCCGACCTGCCCGGCGCGGGTGAGATCATCCACCAAAACCTGACCGATTTGTTCAGTGTTTTGACCGACGAGTACCTGCTCGAAGCGGTAGTTTACCAAAGCGGAAATGCCCCGCTCATCGTGGAAAACCTCAAGTTCGCCGCCCTGCCGGTGTACTGGAAAACCAAGTCATTTGAAGACGATGGCATCAAAAGCTACAAGAAACACCTCGACGGAATCCACGATGCGATGCTGAAGGGATCGGTCACCAACAAGGGCGACAGCACCGCCGAAGTGCGCGTTTACATGTACGGCAGCGAAGAGTTCGACGCGGAAAAAAGCCTGATCGCGCAAGCCTATCTCGCGCCCGGTGAAACCATCTCCGGTTACGACATGACCCGCGACGGCGGCGAATCGGAAATCGAGAGCGTTTTCAAAGATTTGATCGACGGCGACGAAGTTTTCTACGACTTTGTGGTGGTCAGCAAGAACCCGGTTTCGGTGATTAGCAACGAACTGCGAGCCGAAATTCGCATCGATGTTGTAGCCAATATCTTCTAGCCCCCTGCGGCATAACCTCCTCTCGTCCATGGAGCCCGAGTTCCCCGGGCTCCTTTCTTTTGCCTGGAAAATTTGTGACCAGGACGCTAAAACGCGGCGCAGCGAACCTCGCATGTGTCCGCTCGGCCGCCGACCAACGACCGGATAGTGTCCGATTCGGCGGCAATTTACGTCCACACGACGCCTTTAAGAGCGCAACCTAAGCTGCCGGCAACCTCTATTTTTCCTGCCAGGTGATCAACTCCGCGTCGACCTCGGCCTGCATGCCGTCCCCGGCGTAGTCGCTTTTGAAGCGATCCCAGCCGCGCAGGCGATGGTTCAAAAAGGCCACGATGTACTTCTTGGCCAAGGCCTTGACCACCGTATGGTCGGCGGTGCCGACGTTGCAAGGATCCAGCGGCAGTTGGGGCACGAAATCGGTGTGGTCGGCACCGCGGAAAGTGGTTTCGACCGAGGGCGGCGGCGAGTTGCCGAAAAATTGCTGGTAGTTGTCCTCGACCGGCGCACAGGCCTGGCCGAACACTTCCCGGCCGCTTTCCGAGCCGCCCAGGTAGAGCGTGGGCACGATCAGATCGGGGGCCAGGTCGGGGTTCACGCGGGGAAATCGTTCGGGGTCCGGATTCGGGATCGGGCCGGCGCCGTCGACCGGGTCGATGCCCGCCACGGCGTCGATACCGTTGTCGTAGATCGCCGCCAGCGTCGAGAGCTTGCCGCCCAGCGAGTGGCCCACTGCCGCCACGCGGGCGCGGTCGAGCAGCCCAAAGAGTTGCGACTGGTCATCCTGTGTTTCGCAACAAAGGGTGTTGGCAATAAAGAGCAAGTCGAGGGCCGACTCGCGGTGGTTGATTTTAGCCAGCGCCAGCGCGCCGGAGTAGGGCAGATTCGGCGCAACGGCGACAAAGCCCCAGGTGGCGAGGCGTTCGGTGTATTCGCGCACCAGCAACTTGGTTCCGGAAAAGCCGTGAACGACCAAGACAATCGGGAACGGAGCGTCGTCCGCCGCGATGTTTTCACCGTCGCGCGAAGGGAAAAGGATTTCGGCGTCGATGTCACGATCCCGCGCCGCGTCGATGAATGTGCGCCGCACTTCCACGAAGGAATACGGTCCTTCCTGCGCGGCGGGGATGCCGGGGTCGCCGATCGGCAGGTCGCCGGGCGTCAAATTACAGCACGGCGTGTACGGATGATTCAGGCCGTCATCGGCGTCGTCGTCGTTGTTATCATCATCATTGTTGTCATCATCATTATCGTCGTCGTTGTCGTCGTCATCGCTCGCGGCGTCGTTGTCATCGTCGTCGTCCTGAACGCAGGCGGCAACGAGCGACAAGGTCAGTAAAACGACGAGCATCAACATGATCCAGAACCGTCGGTAATCCATGAATTCTCCGTTGCGTTACGGTCACTCCGATATACCTAACTGACGTAAGACCGCCGCGCCGCATTGGCAAGGCTTTTTCCGGCGAAAGAGCGCCGTATTGAATCACGACGGGCAATTCTGTACAGTCTCGCCACGATTTTCGGAGTCGAAAAGGAGATTCGCGCGCAGATGAAGCAACGCAGATTAGTCAAAACTTTGTGCGGAGCACTGGCTATCGGCATGATGTGCCTCGCGTTAACCGTCGCCGGTTGTCAGACGATGTTGCCGGCGCCCCAGGGCGTCCGTACGCTGCCCGACGATCCGTCGGAATTGATGCGAATTGCCGAAACCACCTTCGACCGACGCGGGCCGACCGAAGCGGTATGGACCAGCTACCAAGCAGCCTGCCGTGTCGCCGCCGCTGATCCGCAAAATGAAGCAGCGCAGTTTATGGTTGCGCGCGCGGCGAGTTGGCTGCTGGAATTCACCGACAACGATTTCCAGCGAAAAGACGTCGCCAAGGCCGGATACGAAGCGGCGCGATGCGCGTTGGAGCTGAGCGACAACAAGCGCGGCGCATACCATTTCCTGGCGGGCGCAAACCTGGGCTTTGCGCTGCGCGAAAGCTCGGCTCCGCACATGGGCGATGTCAAACACGTCCGTGATTACCTGCAAAGGGCGATTGAATTGGAGCCGGATTACAGCCGCGGCGCTGCGTTTCGAGCCCTTGGCATGTTGTTGCTTTATGCGCCAAGTTGGCCCATGAGCGTTGGTGATCCGGATGCCGCCATTGATATACTGCGGCAAGCGGTCCAGCGGTATCCGGACATGCCCGCCAATTGGGTGATGCTGGCCATCGCGTACTCGGAACTGGGCCGCAAGGCCGAAGCGCTGGCCGCGGCACGCGAGGCGAAAATGACGCTCGGCGCCGATGCCGGTCTATGGGGCGTGCCGGGGCACCGTTGGCAGAGTCGCATTGATTCTCTGCGCGCCAAGTTCAACGGCCCCTAAGGAGAACTGATCGGGTGAGAAACGCCCACCGCAAACCGTTGCGCGACAAGCTGTTCCTGGCCCTGGCCGGTTTGGCGATTCGCCATCGTCTTCGGGTTTTTGTGGCGGTCGGATTGGTCACGCTGTTGGCCGTGTCGGCTTTGCCGTTTCTGAAACTGCGCACTACCCGCCAGGGCATGCACCCGCCCGACCTACCCGAGCAAATTCGCTACGAACGCTTCTTGGAAGATTTCGGCACGGCGACGCAACTGGTCATTCTGCTCGAAGGCGACACCGACGCAGTCAAGGCGGCGGCCGATGCCGTGGCGGCCGAGCTTGGTCAGAACGGCGACTGGGTTCGCAACGTGTTCTACCGCGTCGACCTCGCGTACTTCGAGCGCATCGGCCCCTATTTCCTACCGCTGGATTCCCTGCAAACCGCCGACGCGTGGCTGGCCGGTCACGAAGCCGAACTGCGTGGCCTTCTCGCGTCTCCTTCAGCGGCGACGGCCTTGGCGCAATTGGCGCAACTGGGCGGCTCGGCGAAAATCGACTTCGCGCAAATCGAAAAGCAGTTGGCCGGCCTGCAACAAGGGCTCGACGGTTGGAAACGTTTCCTCACCGGGGAGGAAGAAAACGTCGCGTTATTCGGCCCGGAATCGTTCGAGGAACTCCTGCCGCCGGGTTCGGCCGAGATGCTTGCCGCCGAAGGTTACTTGCTCGGCAAGGATCGGCGCAGCGCGCTGCTTTTCGTTCAGCCGGCGAAGACGACCGACGACTGCGGGTTTATCTCGCCGTTCATGGCCTACAGCCGCGCGGCGACGGCCGCGGCGCTGAAGTCGCATCCCGGCGTTACGGCGGGCTTTACCGGTTGGCCGGTGGCGGTGGACGAGGAAGTGTCGATGATGAAGCGCGACCTGCTGGTCGTATCGCTTTTTTCGACACTGGTCATTTTACTGCTGCTGTACGTTTCGTTCCGGTCGCTGACCAAATCGGCGCTCGTGTTCGTGCCCTTGGTATTCGGCGTGTTGTGGAACACGGCGCTGATCTACCTGCTTGTCGGGTATCTCAGCTACTTCACGACGGTGTTCATCGGGCTGCTGTTCAGTTTGGGCACCGGCTACGGCATTATTTTCATGCGGCGTTTCCGCGAAGAATTAATCGAGGGCTACGACACCGAGCGGGCCATGGAGCGCACCTTTGTCGGCGCCGGACCCGGCATCGCAACTTCAGCCGTTACGACCATCGCCGCCTTCGTGGCGATTTCACTGTTCGATGTGCCGGCTTTCTCGCAAATGGGCATCGTTTCGGCCACCGGGATGTTGTGCCTGCTGGTAGCCACAATGCTCATCCTGCCGCCGCTGATGATGGTCTTCCGCGAGAAGATCAAGTCGCAGGCGCACATTCGCGTAGTCGGCGCGGGCGCGCTGGAATGGGCGTGGCGGCAAGTGGCGCGGGCGCCCCTGTTGTTTCTGCTGTGCGGCGCGGCGGTCATTCCGGCGGCGATTTTTCTCGTGCCGCGAGTCGGCTTCGACTACGACGTGAACCATCTCCTGCCCGCCGACAGCGAAACGCGGGTGGTCGCCGAGCGGCTCGAACAGGTGATGGGGCAGCAAACGCAGTTCATTGCCGTCACCGCCGACAATCTGGAACAAGTGCGGCGTCTCCAGGAAAAAATCGCCGCGTTGCCCACAGTGGCGAAAATCGAATCCGCGGCGTCGATGCTGCCGCCGAACCTCGAGGAAAAGCGCGCGGCGTTGCTGCGTCTCCACAAGCGCGTCGCCGCGTGGCCCGCACCGCAACCGCCTCCGACCCCCGACACCGAGGCATTGGCGGCGCAGCTTCGCGCGTTCGCCGCGGAACTGGCCGGTCACCAGGAAGCAGCCTTTGCCGAAGGACGGGGGAATCTCGTGACGGCGCTGGGCGAAACATCGGCGAGCCTGGAAGCGATTGCCGTCGCGTTGTCGGCCCCCGGCGCGGCGGATCGCGAACACCGGTTTGAGATGTCGCTGGTGGCGGCGTTCGACGATTTGCGGGGCCGCCTCGCCACCGCCGCGACGAGCGAGCCGTTGAGCTTGGCGTCGCTGCCCGAGGATCTGCGCTTGCGCTTCGTGGGCAGCTCGGGACGCCTGGCGCTCATGGTCTTTCCGAAAGAAGAAATTTGGGACCCGGATTTCCTGGCCCGCTTTGTCGATGAGGTCACCGGCGCGGCGCAAGAGGTGTTGGGCAAGAACGAGGGCGAGCAAAACACGGCCGGTTTCGCCGTCGTGTACCGGCAAACCTCCAAGCTGATTTGGAACGGCTTGCGACGCGCCCTGCTGTTGACGCTGGTGTTCGTCGCGCTGCTGCTCCTGATCGATTTTCGGCGACCGATGCCGGCGCTGCTCGCCGCGGTGCCGTTTGTGGTGAGCATGGGCGCGACCCTGAGCTTGCTCGCGCTGGCCGGGCGTTCGCTGAACATGGCCAGCCAGTTGGCGCTGCCGGTGCTCATTGGGATCGGCGTGGATTTCGGCGTGCACACCGTCCACCGCTGGCTCGAACCCGACGGCGTGGACCTCGCGAAAGTCGTGCGCACGATCGGCGGCGCGGTATGGCTGGCGGGCGCAACGAACATGACGGGATTCGGCGCTCTGTTGCTGGCGCGTTACGTCGGCCTGGCTCACTTCGGGGCGATTTTGTTCGTCGGCATTTTCCTCGCGTTCGGCGGCGCCCTACTGGGAATTCCCGCAGCCATTGCCGCCTTGCGTCTGGATCGTCGTTCCGCAAAATAGAGACAGCACAACTTCCTATCGATTTGCCAAGGAGCCGCCATGAAACCCAACGCACGGCGCCATGTCGTTTTTGCCGCAGGAATGTTGTTCGTCATGATCGCCGCGATCGCAGTGGCGGGTTCGCACCACCTGGCCGTCATTCGTCCCGGCGGGCCGCCCGCTACGGACCAAGCGCACGCCCAAGTGGCGGGTTTGATGCACGGGCTGGCCGCGACCGCGGGATGGCCCGCAGGTTCGGCGGATGCGCGGTACTTCAATACGACCGATGACGGCTACCGCTACGTGAAGTCGCAACGACCGGGTTTTGTGTTCACCACGCCCGGGTTCTACCTGGCCTACCGCGATGAATTGAAGCTGCAGCCTTTGACGCGGGCGGTGCTCCGCGAAGGCGACACGATTCAGTATTTCGTCGTCGCGAAAAAAGGTGGCGCAAGTTCGCTCGCCGACCTCAAGGGTAAAACTCTGGCCGGGGCGCACCTGGCGGAACCGGCGTTCGTCGAGCGCATCGTGCTGGGCGGGCAACTGAAGCTGGGCGACGACGTGCAGGCGAAGGTCACCAGTGGTTTCGCGGCGCTCAAGAATCTGCATGCCGGGACGGTGGACGCGGTTCTGCTGGATTCGAAGGAAAAACAGGCGCTGGCCGCGTTGCCCTTCGCGGGCGACTTGGTGGTGATCTTCACCTCGGCGACGATTCCCAACACGGGCATCATGGCGGTCGGCGGCAACGTGTCCGCGGCCGAGGCGGCGGCGCTACGGAAAGCGGCGGCGGATTTCTGCGGCAGCGCCGCGGGAAAAGCCGTGTGCGACACCTTCGGTATTGAGCGTTTCGTCCCGGCGGACGCCTCGGTGTACCAACGACTGGTCGATCAATACGGCCGGTGATCCGTATGACCCGGTGGAGAATGTCATGAAACCTTGCTGGATTGTTTTGGTGATTCTCGCCGCGCTTCTGTGCAGCGCGTGCGCCGTCGATAGCGACGACAACGACGCGGCGGATGGCGATTCCGACCCACCTGCCGACGACGACACGACGGCGGGCGATTCCTTCCACGAGCCCTACCGCCTCGCGATTGTCGGCGGCAATTTTCAAGCGGGACTCGTCGGCGAGGAGCTGCCCGATCCGCTTGAGATACGGCTCACTGACGCGGACGGCGAACCGGTGCTCGGTCAACGCATGCGCTTCATCCGCCTGACCGGTGCCGACGAAGGCCGCGCGACGTTTTCAATGCTGCCGGCCTCAACCGTAACCGACGCCCACGGCATCGCCTCGTGCACGATAACGATCGGCGACACGCCGGGCATGCTGCGCGTGCGGGCTGAACTGGGCGACAACAGCGCGTGGCCGGTAACCTTTCACGCGTCGGCCTACCCCGCCCCGACGAGCCGGCGGCGACCGATTTGTTTTTTGTCGATCAACGATCTGCACGCGCATGTGACCTCGTGGGGGCATCCGAACAACCTGCAGGGCGGCGTGGCGCGGATCGTGCGGTTGATGCAGACCGTGCGGGCCAACAACGCGCGCGTGGGCGTCGAGACGGTGATCGTGGACGCGGGCGACGACTTCGAGAACACGCTTTACAACGACATCCCGGGGTTTCTCGAATGGCTCATCGCGACGTGGGACCGCGCGGGCGTGGACGTGTGGCAGGTGGGCAACCACGACTTTCATTTCGGCATCCCGCTGCTGACCGAGAAACTCCTTGAAGCCCAGAAGCACTTCACGATCGGTGCGAAGGGCCATCCGATGCGCATCGTGTTCGGAAATATCGACCCGCGAACCATGAAGGAAGAGTTTCTGCCGTGGGCCGAGGATTTCGAAGTCGACTTCAACGATTCGCTCGACGAGAAGCTCTATCAGCAAACCACGATTCTGGAAAAAGGGCCGATCCGCGTGGGCATCCTGGGCGCGGTGACCGAAGTGGGTGTCTATACGCAGGTGCCCGGCGACCCGCTTTTTTTGAAGCTCATGGGCGCACCGAATCCTTACGCGCAGGGCGCGACGTTTTTCAACCCGGACCCGCGCAAGCATGAGTACATCAACACCGGCATTGATAATCTCGTGCACGGCGGCGCGCACGCGGTGGTGGTCACCTCGCACGTCGGGCTGGGTTTCGGCGACCGGGTCAACATTCCGCCGGGCAAGGACCACTTGATCGCGCAATACGGCTGCGGGGCGCGCAGCGGGCGGGTGCTGGATCTGCTCATCGGCGCGCACAGCCACGTGCAACTCAACAAGCCGGTGCTCGTGCGCAATCCTCGCGGGACGATCACGCCCATCGTGCAGGCGCGGGAGGGCGGCTTGTTCGCCGCGCGGGTGGACGCCGTGGTGGACGTCGTGGACGGCGGCATGGAGATGCTGGATTCGCGGCTGGTGCAGATCAATTCCGACTTGCCCGAAGACCCGCAAACCGCGGTGGAGGTTGAGCAATGGAAGGTGCGCGGTGCGGAGCAGTACGGTAATTGGTTCGACACGGAACTGATCGCCAGCGATTGTTGGCTGTCGCACCGAGCCGAAACGATTTCCGGTTTGGGCAGCCTAATCAACGACGCGTTCGAGTGGATGTTGGCCGAGGACGAATCGCAGCCGGCGGTGGATGGCGCCATCGCCGTGCCGTCGCTGTATCGGGCCGACATCTGGCCCGGCGTGGTGACGGCCGAGCGGGCCTACGACGTGCTGCCGCTGCACAAGATGGATTTGGAGGGCCACGCGCCGGACACCATCACGATCATGGCCTTTCAGCCGGGGTTGCTCAACGCCTCGATGCTGCTGGTGCCGGGGACGTGGAATTACGAGACCACGGCCATTGAGTACGCGCTGGAAGTGATCCACAGCCTGCCGGACATCTTGGACCTGATCCCGCCGCTGGGCGAGCAGCTCAACATCCAGGTCATTCAAATCTCCGGCGTCGAGTATGAGGTCGATATGACCGCGCCGATGTTTCGCCACGTCGTGCCGGGCTCGGTGCTGATCAACGGCGAGCCGCCGGACCCGGAAAAGGTTTACCAGGTGGCGCTGGTGCACAGCATGGCGCACACGTTGGTGTACGCGCTCAACCGCCTGGTCGTTGCGGAAAAAGAAGGTGAGGGGCTGGTCAAGATATTGCTCGACGACCCCGTTACCGGCGAGCCGATGCACGACACCGGTATCCCCATCTGGCTGGCGTTGCAGGAGTATCTCGACGCCCTGCCCGTCGACGTGCTGCCGCGGGAAGACGTCACCATCACCGGTGCGGATGTGCGCACGATCCAGCCGGACCTGACGGTCAATTCGACCGAAATCGACATCGCGGGTGCGGCGCGTGGCGAGACGGCGACGGTCTCGGTGTTGGTGCGCAATAACGGCCTGCAGGGCGTGCGTCACGCGGTGGCGCGCGTCTACGTTGATGCCACGCCGTGGGATCAAACCGACCAGCCGGACGGTCGCTCTGAGCTTGAGGGGCTGGGTGCAAATTACATCGGTTCGTGGGTGGAGATCGCGCGGGAGGAAATCGCCGTCGGCCCGCATCCGGACGTGGCGCCGCTGTTGGTCGATTGGGACGTGCCGGACAACTGGCCGCCCGGAATGTACACGGCCCACGTGCGCATCGACGAAATCACGTGCGACGAGATCGACGCCAACACCGGCCTACCCTACGCCGACGCATTCCGCGACAACCATTGGGGCGAGCAGGTGATGGCGTATTTCGAGATCGAGTAGCGCGCCTTACTCGGCGAGCGTTTCCAAAAAGACGCTGGCCCAAATTTGGTTGGCGCCGACACGCGGTT contains:
- a CDS encoding PhnD/SsuA/transferrin family substrate-binding protein, encoding MKPNARRHVVFAAGMLFVMIAAIAVAGSHHLAVIRPGGPPATDQAHAQVAGLMHGLAATAGWPAGSADARYFNTTDDGYRYVKSQRPGFVFTTPGFYLAYRDELKLQPLTRAVLREGDTIQYFVVAKKGGASSLADLKGKTLAGAHLAEPAFVERIVLGGQLKLGDDVQAKVTSGFAALKNLHAGTVDAVLLDSKEKQALAALPFAGDLVVIFTSATIPNTGIMAVGGNVSAAEAAALRKAAADFCGSAAGKAVCDTFGIERFVPADASVYQRLVDQYGR
- a CDS encoding tetratricopeptide repeat protein; amino-acid sequence: MKQRRLVKTLCGALAIGMMCLALTVAGCQTMLPAPQGVRTLPDDPSELMRIAETTFDRRGPTEAVWTSYQAACRVAAADPQNEAAQFMVARAASWLLEFTDNDFQRKDVAKAGYEAARCALELSDNKRGAYHFLAGANLGFALRESSAPHMGDVKHVRDYLQRAIELEPDYSRGAAFRALGMLLLYAPSWPMSVGDPDAAIDILRQAVQRYPDMPANWVMLAIAYSELGRKAEALAAAREAKMTLGADAGLWGVPGHRWQSRIDSLRAKFNGP
- a CDS encoding MMPL family transporter yields the protein MRNAHRKPLRDKLFLALAGLAIRHRLRVFVAVGLVTLLAVSALPFLKLRTTRQGMHPPDLPEQIRYERFLEDFGTATQLVILLEGDTDAVKAAADAVAAELGQNGDWVRNVFYRVDLAYFERIGPYFLPLDSLQTADAWLAGHEAELRGLLASPSAATALAQLAQLGGSAKIDFAQIEKQLAGLQQGLDGWKRFLTGEEENVALFGPESFEELLPPGSAEMLAAEGYLLGKDRRSALLFVQPAKTTDDCGFISPFMAYSRAATAAALKSHPGVTAGFTGWPVAVDEEVSMMKRDLLVVSLFSTLVILLLLYVSFRSLTKSALVFVPLVFGVLWNTALIYLLVGYLSYFTTVFIGLLFSLGTGYGIIFMRRFREELIEGYDTERAMERTFVGAGPGIATSAVTTIAAFVAISLFDVPAFSQMGIVSATGMLCLLVATMLILPPLMMVFREKIKSQAHIRVVGAGALEWAWRQVARAPLLFLLCGAAVIPAAIFLVPRVGFDYDVNHLLPADSETRVVAERLEQVMGQQTQFIAVTADNLEQVRRLQEKIAALPTVAKIESAASMLPPNLEEKRAALLRLHKRVAAWPAPQPPPTPDTEALAAQLRAFAAELAGHQEAAFAEGRGNLVTALGETSASLEAIAVALSAPGAADREHRFEMSLVAAFDDLRGRLATAATSEPLSLASLPEDLRLRFVGSSGRLALMVFPKEEIWDPDFLARFVDEVTGAAQEVLGKNEGEQNTAGFAVVYRQTSKLIWNGLRRALLLTLVFVALLLLIDFRRPMPALLAAVPFVVSMGATLSLLALAGRSLNMASQLALPVLIGIGVDFGVHTVHRWLEPDGVDLAKVVRTIGGAVWLAGATNMTGFGALLLARYVGLAHFGAILFVGIFLAFGGALLGIPAAIAALRLDRRSAK
- a CDS encoding alpha/beta fold hydrolase; this translates as MDYRRFWIMLMLVVLLTLSLVAACVQDDDDDNDAASDDDDNDDDNDDDNNDDDNNDDDADDGLNHPYTPCCNLTPGDLPIGDPGIPAAQEGPYSFVEVRRTFIDAARDRDIDAEILFPSRDGENIAADDAPFPIVLVVHGFSGTKLLVREYTERLATWGFVAVAPNLPYSGALALAKINHRESALDLLFIANTLCCETQDDQSQLFGLLDRARVAAVGHSLGGKLSTLAAIYDNGIDAVAGIDPVDGAGPIPNPDPERFPRVNPDLAPDLIVPTLYLGGSESGREVFGQACAPVEDNYQQFFGNSPPPSVETTFRGADHTDFVPQLPLDPCNVGTADHTVVKALAKKYIVAFLNHRLRGWDRFKSDYAGDGMQAEVDAELITWQEK